ATAACTCGTTCTAATTCTTTGTTTAAAAAAGAGTATATTGAAAACAACTGCTTAGAGATGACACCACCGTCTTCAAAATTTAGTGTAGACATCAATTCAATGATTATGTCTTGTGCATGGTACACCCTCTCATCAGCCTTTACTGTACTTTTTAAGTCTTCTTTTTGATAGAGTTCTTTAGCAATTTCCAAATCTTGTATGGCCCTCTCATAAAGCATCACCAGTAACAAGATAGGGCTTGATGTGTTAATCTGAGTTTTCTTATATATATCTTCTTTTAAAGTCAAGAATTTTCCCCTATTCCAATGTTTTTATTTGCTCTGTTATTTGATCCTCTCTGAAGGGTTTTGTAATATAACCCTTAGCGCCAAGTTCCAAAGCTTTTTTAATGAGCTCTTGTTTTCCAAGTGCTGTAACCATTAATACATTAATCTTTTTTGAAAATTTATTATTAATTTCATTCATCCTTTCAAGAGCTGTAATACCATCCATCCCCATCATTGTTATATCAAGGGTTATCAGGTCAATCTCTTCCCGTTGTTCAAACTCCCTAACTGCTTCAAACCCGTCCTCCGCTTCAAAAAATTCGCTAAAGCCTAATTTTTTCAATATTTTGATCAGATTTTTTCTCATAAAAATAGAGTCATCAACAACTAAGGCTTTTCTGTTCTCTTTCAACTTCCGCTCCCCGATTAATTCTAGCATAATAAGACGTCAAAAGTGATTTTAGACGCTCAATTAAAGATATAATTCATAATTCCCAATTTTGTTCTTTTTTAGTTATTTTCCCCAAACTTTAGGATCAATTTATTCATTTCTAAGGCAGTTAGCTGTTAAATTTATTTTAATTATTGGATTAGCTTTTTGATATTGTTTCAACCTCAAACTTTTAAATTTGTTATTTTGTGTCTGAGCCAGAAATTGCTTACACTTTTGTTTCATCTTTCAAAGATAACGTACATTGTTTGCATTATTTTGTTAGAATATACCTTGAATTTTTAGTAATTTTTGATGCTGAATTTATGAATAAAAAAGTAGAGAGAGAGATTTTATATTTAAAAAATTCGATCAAAAAATGGAACAAAGAGTATTATGTCGACTCAGCACCAAGTGTAGACGATTTACACTATGATAAATCTCTTTTGCGCCTTCGAGATTTAGAGAATAAGTATCCTGAATATAAAACATTAGACACCCCCACTCTTAAGTTTGGGAATGACCTTTTAAATGAGTTTAAAGAAATTGAACACTCTTTTCCTGTGTTAAGTCTAGATAAGGCTTATGATAAGAGGGAATTATTTTTATGGATTAGTAGGGTGAGATTGGGCGCTTCTAGCTCCAGCTTGGAAGTTTTGAATGGTGTCTCGGTTGAGCCAAAAATTGATGGATGTTCAATTGTTCTTTATTATGAAGATGGAATACTGAAGAGAGCGCTGACTAGAGGAGATGGACGGGTTGGGAATGATGTTACTGAGAATGTTAGAACAATCAAAAATGTTCCTTTACGTATTGATGAAAATGTTGACTTGGTATTACGAGGCGAGATTTATATTAGTAAGGAAAATTTTTTTAAAATAAATCAAACATTGAAAAACTCTTATGTTAACGCTAGAAATTTAGCCTCAGGTATACTTAGGAGAATAAATAGCAGGGAAGTTGCTAATTTTCCTTTAGATATTTTTGTTTATGATGCTTTGTATTCTAGCTTAAGCTTTAATACAAATCATGATGCTTTGAATAAGCTTGAAGGGTTGGGATTTAAAGTTAATCCTTTTTTTAAGATTTTTAATGGCAAAAATTTAGAAGAAGACATTATGAGTTATGTCAAAGAGATAGAGGATAAAAGGAATTCTCTTGAATATGAGATTGATGGGGTTGTTCTTAAGGTCGATAGTTTTAGTTTAAGGGAAGCTTTGGGACATACTTCGCATCATCCAAAGTGGTCAATAGCTTATAAATTTGAATCTCTTACAAGTATTAGCAAGGTGATTGATATTTTTGTTCAGGTTGGTCGAAGTGGTAAAATTACCCCTGTTGCGCATATTGAGAGAGTTTTTGTTTCTGGAGCTTTTATTGAAAATGCGACTCTGCATAACCAAGATTATATAGATTCTATTGGTTTAAATATTGGAGATATTGTTTCAGTTTCAAGGCGTGGAGACGTAATTCCTGCTGTTGAATTAGTAGTTGAAAAGCTTTCCGTTGGTAGTTTTAAAATTTCAAGTAGTTGTCCTTCATGTGGCACATTTTTAGTAAGTGAGGGGTCTCACCTTTTTTGCGAAAACAAAGGTTGTCCTTCTAGAATAGTTGAACGAATAAAGTATTTTTGTAGTAAAAAATGTATGGATATTGTGGGATTTTCAGATAAAACAATTGAGTTTCTCTTTAAAATGGGTTTTATACATTCAGAAATCGATCTTTATACTTTTAATTTTGATAAACTTATTGATTTGAAAGGGTTTAAGCTTAAGAAAATAGATAAATTTAAAAATTCAATCGAAAACAGCAAAAAGAAACCATTTAGAAAACTACTCCTCAGCATGAGTATTAAGGAAGTTGGGGAGAATACAATAGCATTGTTAATTGATAATAATTTAAACTCATTTGACTTGTTTAGTACTCTTTGTAAAGATAAAGAGAATGCCCTTGCAAAGCTTTTAAAAATTAAGGGAATAGGAGAAAGAACAGCTTTAAATATTATTGAGTCGTTTAATGATGATAATATTTTAAGTAAATTCAATATTTTAAAGGAATTGGGATTTAAAATGGAGGAGAACAAGGAAGAGAATCATTTAAATGATTCTTCTTTACTTGGGCAGAAATTTTGCATTACAGGCTCTTTTGAGGAATATTCCAGGCACATTCTTATTAAGAAATTAACTGAGAAAGGTGCCGTCTTTAGCAATTCAGTTACTAAAGATTTGGACTTTTTACTTGTTGGAAAGAATCCTGGCCTGAAAGTGAGAAAAGCTGGCGAGCTGGGTATTAAGATCATTGGTGTTTCTGATATTAGAAGTTTAATAGAACTTCAAGATTAGATTTATTTTATTACTCTTATATCCTTAAATTCAGATTCTAGGTCTTTGTATAAGGAATCTATTTCGTTAGTACTCTCTATTTCTATTAAATTTCTAAAGAAAGGTTCTTTGTGTTTCAGTGATGGGTTAATGAAATAATTCTTTATATGATGTCTTGAAATTAACTCATAAACTTCTCTTGCTCTGTATAAACTTTTTGTTGGCTCTATTTCAACATAGTATTTGTTTGGTTTTCTAAAAGCGAAGTTATTTCCCTTTTCTTTAAAGTTGTAGTTATTTAAATACGTGTCTGGATATATTTGAAAGTTGGCAGGTTTTATTCCGGTCATTTTTTCGTTATTTTTATGAGTCATTTCTTTAACCTTCATTTTTTCTTGTGGAAATGGTTCTATGCTGTTTGTTATTGCACTTTCTTTGCCCTGTTCTGGGGGGGAGGCCGCCTTGGAGGGGCGTATTTCTGAACGTTCCTCTTCTTGCTTGCCTTTTATTTCTTTGTGCTCTTTCATTAAAAGGTCTTTCTTTTCAGAATTTGCCAATTCTTTTTGAAGGGTTGAAATAGTATTTTCATTTTCTTTTAATCTTTTTTCTAATGCATTTATTTCATCTTGCTTGCTATTGATTTTACTTTCATTCTCCCTGTATGACTCTTCAGTTTTTTCAATTCTTTCTTTCAGCTCATTGATTATTTTTTCTACAGAAGATAAATTAAGTTCTATATCTTCCAAACTGTTGTTTTCATTATTATTTCTATGTAAATTTGTTAACTCCTTTTGGAGAGCTAGAATATTATCTTCATTGTGTGTAATTCTGTCGTCAAGTTCCCCAAGCACCCGATAATTGTTGTCAACATTATCTTCATTGTGTGTAATTCTGCCGTCAAGTTCCCCAAGCACCCGATAATTGTTACCAACATTATCTTCATTGTGTGTAATTCTGTCGTCAAGTTCCCCA
The sequence above is drawn from the Borrelia sp. RT5S genome and encodes:
- the fliS gene encoding flagellar export chaperone FliS, which produces MTLKEDIYKKTQINTSSPILLLVMLYERAIQDLEIAKELYQKEDLKSTVKADERVYHAQDIIIELMSTLNFEDGGVISKQLFSIYSFLNKELERVILEKNRDNIQEIIKHLKNLHVAWKEILNKGHSTNNKKLGIDIVS
- a CDS encoding response regulator; the protein is MKENRKALVVDDSIFMRKNLIKILKKLGFSEFFEAEDGFEAVREFEQREEIDLITLDITMMGMDGITALERMNEINNKFSKKINVLMVTALGKQELIKKALELGAKGYITKPFREDQITEQIKTLE
- the ligA gene encoding NAD-dependent DNA ligase LigA codes for the protein MNKKVEREILYLKNSIKKWNKEYYVDSAPSVDDLHYDKSLLRLRDLENKYPEYKTLDTPTLKFGNDLLNEFKEIEHSFPVLSLDKAYDKRELFLWISRVRLGASSSSLEVLNGVSVEPKIDGCSIVLYYEDGILKRALTRGDGRVGNDVTENVRTIKNVPLRIDENVDLVLRGEIYISKENFFKINQTLKNSYVNARNLASGILRRINSREVANFPLDIFVYDALYSSLSFNTNHDALNKLEGLGFKVNPFFKIFNGKNLEEDIMSYVKEIEDKRNSLEYEIDGVVLKVDSFSLREALGHTSHHPKWSIAYKFESLTSISKVIDIFVQVGRSGKITPVAHIERVFVSGAFIENATLHNQDYIDSIGLNIGDIVSVSRRGDVIPAVELVVEKLSVGSFKISSSCPSCGTFLVSEGSHLFCENKGCPSRIVERIKYFCSKKCMDIVGFSDKTIEFLFKMGFIHSEIDLYTFNFDKLIDLKGFKLKKIDKFKNSIENSKKKPFRKLLLSMSIKEVGENTIALLIDNNLNSFDLFSTLCKDKENALAKLLKIKGIGERTALNIIESFNDDNILSKFNILKELGFKMEENKEENHLNDSSLLGQKFCITGSFEEYSRHILIKKLTEKGAVFSNSVTKDLDFLLVGKNPGLKVRKAGELGIKIIGVSDIRSLIELQD